From Arachis stenosperma cultivar V10309 chromosome 2, arast.V10309.gnm1.PFL2, whole genome shotgun sequence, one genomic window encodes:
- the LOC130962537 gene encoding uncharacterized protein LOC130962537, whose protein sequence is MLQYVKNYSIRRSAEYRVIELDRLKYHIQYRQADNGEVRRVGRVHSCLAPTMSQDHRQLDSSLICRVILLLIQSNPSVSILVLQGAVQESYHFKPSYRKVWMAKQKAIAQIYGDWEESYNKVPKLLQALQSCFSGTICDLRVKPFYDRHLLVRDCSMFDKVFWSFPSCVEAFKHCKPFVSVDGTHLYGRYGGVLLIAVAQDGNSNILPIPFAIVESESTESWSFFLTNL, encoded by the exons ATGCTTCAGTATGTGAAGAACTACAGTATTCGGAGGAGTGCAGAGTACCGAGTGATTGAATTGGACCGGTTAAAGTACCATATTCAGTACCGTCAGGCTGATAACGG AGAGGTTCGGAGGGTTGGTAGAGTGCATAGTTGTCTAGCACCCACCATGTCTCAAGACCATCGTCAGCTAGACAGCAGCCTGATATGCCGGGTCATCTTGCTGTTGATTCAGTCCAACCCCTCTGTAAGCATTCTAGTTTTGCAAGGTGCGGTCCAAGAAAGCTATCACTTCAAACCGTCCTACAGAAAGGTGTGGATGGCCAAGCAGAAGGCAATTGCACAAATCTATGGTGATTGGGAGGAGTCATACAATAAGGTTCCGAAGTTGCTTCAAGCACTGCAGAGCTGTTTTTCTGGTACCATTTGTGACCTCCGCGTCAAACCATTCTATGATAGGCACCTCCTTGTACGTGACTGCAGTATGTTCGACAAGGTATTTTGGTCTTTCCCGTCATGTGTAGAAGCCTTCAAGCATTGCAAGCCCTTTGTCTCTGTGGATGGGACGCATCTGTATGGCAGGTATGGTGGTGTGTTGCTTATTGCGGTGGCGCAAGATGGGAATAGCAACATCCTGCCTATTCCCTTTGCCATTGTGGAGTCCGAGAGTACCGAGTCATGGTCGTTCTTCCTAACTAATTTGTGA